From the genome of Erinaceus europaeus chromosome 1, mEriEur2.1, whole genome shotgun sequence:
GAATAGCCCAGCCCAGACAAAACTCTGCAATAGTGTCCTGTAAATATAGGGTCATGATTTTTGTTACAGTGAGAGAATAGTAAATAGTCTTCAGGAATGATTGAAAATCAGACTAGGGCAGTGGGGTCTCCAGAACTCGGCTAGGAATGGCTCCCGGAAGAGAGGGTTTGATGCTATCAAAACCACGTAGCGAGAAAAGAGGAGAGTGACTCACTCAGTAACCCCGACAGAATTTTAAGGTGCATAAAACAGGGGAATGAAGGCAGACTTCCTGGCCAGGAATACAGCAGAAGTCAATATGTGGAAGCAGAAAAGACCTTGGGAGTTGTACAACTTTTGTACAAAGGAACATTCTTTCCTGGCTTTCCAGCCTGGGAGCCTGAAATATCCACCTTCTCAAGAAGTTTAACCACTActtcatgggaaaaaaaaaaatcttcctgtgGATTTTCACTATTCTGTCTTTTTTCAGCAGTTGTTTCTGAATGTATCTTCTCTTCCCTGATAAACTTTGTGCTCCTGAAAAGCAATATCTTTTCATCCGTAAGGCCCTGGGTGCACCTAAGCCACACTGTAATATCTGCCTGGGTAGACAACGTTCAACTGCAAGGGAGAACCCTCCAGGGTAAAAGTCTCCAACAGtgcaggaagaagggaaggggtgTCCAGGAATAGTGTCCCCCCACATACACTATCAGTAGTGGGGAAATAGAGGTTATTATTCATTTGCTTTTGCTGGAAGTTGAACCGTCTTCCAGTTTTGCAGCTGAACCCTACAAAGGTGACTGTATCTTACCTGGCAGTTTAGTTTGAATTTCTAAAGAAGGAAGAAGGTGTTGGTTTCCTAGAATGTGGCACTCATTGCAGCAAGTACTTACTAAATATCACTTCAGTGTTAACTTAAGTtatcccatttcacagatgagaaaacagGGGCTGACAGATGTTAAGCAACTCCAGCTGTGAAAGGCCTGTGACTTAGACCTGGATGTCTTTGACTCCAAAGTCTTCCCAAAAGGCCCAGGGGTTGGATCATGCCCcgatcttctctttccttcccagcCCCACATGATGCTCCAAGCCCAGATCTTCTAGGGCTCACTGTTTTGGAGATCCTCAGGACCTCTAAGATCCGAATAAGAAGAAAAGTCAGCCTGTGGGGCAAACAAGGGATGAGGAGACCCCGTCCCCCAGTCCCTCTGCTCCCACAAACCTAGGAACTGCTGTAGGTGGAACAGCAGAAAATCTAGTCAAAATCATAGAACTCTGGCATGTACCCTTCAGTGTCTGCATTCTCTGGTGCCCCCTGCTGGTCGCCAATACCATCGCCAATATCATCTCAAAAATTTCTAGGTGCAGGATGAGGCTGAGACCTCACCATTCCCATGGGAAACTCAGGAGCACTGAGAGATATCATAGAGGACATGTTGGGACTGAGCCGGAGTTCCTAGCTATCAGCTCTTTCCACAACATCACTTTCCTCTGTGGGGGGGACCtctagcactgaagtttccttcaatgtagtgggagctggatttgaatctgggtcatgtacttacagcaaagcagcacactatccaagtgagtattTCACCAGCTGTCTACGACGTAATTTTCTACCCCATAGCCCTCTGTAATGGTTGAGTAACCCAAGTCAATGTAATGACATTTACTTAGAAGCGATGTAGTAGTCTATAAACGTGCCATATTATTGGGTGTGCTGCACTATTTATCAAGCAAGCCCCAGCAGGTCACTACATGAATTGTGCAGTTACCACTATAAGATCAGATCACAGCAACCCTCCTATGTGTCCCCAACCCCACTCCACATTCAGGACCCAGCCTCTCATCCCCTGGCCTACCACTGCTCCATCTCATCACCTCCTTGGCAGGAATGTCAAGAGGCACAAGGAGATTAAGTCTCTTGGATAGAAATGTTACTTAAGGGAGTcgaggtagagcagtgggttaagcacaggtggcacaaagcacaaggaccggcataaggatcccggttcaagcccccggctccctacctgcaggggagtcacttcacaggtggtgaagcaggtctgcaggtgtctatctttctctccccctctctgtcttcccctcccctctccatttctctctgccctgtctaacaaagacgacatcaataacaacaaaaataataactacaacaatttaaaaaagggcaacaaaagggaaataaatataaaaattaaaaaaagaaatgttacttaacttgtatgtgtctgtgtgtgtgtgtgtggggggtgacaaGAGAAGACATACAAAAAATGCCCTTCAGCTCAGAAGCTTTCTCCCACtggaactggggtgggggggaggaatcGAGCTAAGAAGGTATTCCCCATTGGGGTATGCCAGTCTGAACCTCGCTGTctctgaaggctggggtggtgggggtggcccCGATCGCCcggcagaggaagggagagataggattCAGCTCAAGGCTAGGCCTGGGAGAGATAATGGAATGACAGGGAGCAGGGCTGTCCTGCCTCTCAGATGCCCTGGAATAAACACTTCTGTtaacttttattctcttttgcctTGTTGTATATTTATCCTGAAAGTCAGATAAAGCGCCCCAATTCAgatcctccccccgcccccccccccctcccatcccGTCCCGGAAGGGCAGTAAAGGCTTCTCCGGGTGGCCATGAAGTTGTCAGAAGGCGCCACACCCAAGGGCGAGCTGCGAGACTGGAGGGGCAGAGGCCAAGGATAGTGGTGGGGAGGCGGGTTGGGGAAGGCAGATGCAATACGCCGCAAGAGAGAATAAGATCATCCAGCCCGGAGCTTGCTTAGCCTTCGGGATGGCGGCTATAACCCAGTAGGGTGGCTACAGTACCCCAAGGCCCGCGTTGCCAATTTCTCAACAAAACAAACTGATTCCTGAGCCCCCTGATTTCAGAGAAGGCGCAAAGAACCCTGGGTGCGAATGTCCccgagagggagagaagtgaagCCCGGGTTCCACTCCACACCCCCCTTCCCGCCTATAAATAACCCCGTGTCACTTCAAAGCCAAATTGGAGAGCTGCAGAGGGGCTCCCGGGCGGGCGGGATGGGCGGCCGGCCCAGCTCACCACGCCCCCGCCCCGGGCGAGTttgcataaataaacaaatcctaGCGGTCCTCCGGGGGCGGGAGGTAGAGGAGGCGCGGGGAGGCggaggagggagggggcgggAGAGATTAGTTTGGGAAGTAGCACAGATTGCTCATCCGATCTGTGCAGCCGCGACTGCTGTGTCAAGTTACAGAGGCGCCGGAATCGGCCCTGCGCTCCCCCGCAGCGGCCCGACCCACCGCTGCCCCCGGGCTTTGCCGGGCGCCCCTCCCGAGGAGGACCCAGCGCGCAACCGAGCCCAGGACCCTGCAGATAACTAGACGCGGGGGAAACTTGGTGGAGAGCAGAGAAACCAGATTCCCCGAACTTTCCCGGACTTGGAACTTGAGTTCGAggttacttttttcttcttttttcttttttttttttttctcctttatcttcTCACCTAAGTGTACCCCCACGGTATCGCCAGTTGGGTCTTGTTGGCTTCCTTTCCCAGTCCTCGCCTCTTTGTGCTAATATTTCCGTACTCTTTGCCGGGAGCAAGAGAAAAGGGACATTTCTTTTTCCCAGGGACTCGAGCCTTTTTGCCCCCTGGCCCCGCTGCTGGGATCGCGCCTTTGGGCTGCGGGCCTcgcttttatttattctatttatttatttattggttctcAAGACGCCGGAGAATGGTGGCCGAGCGCACCCGcaaggcggcggcggcggtgccCGGAGCCCGCGGGCCTGGGGAGCTGGGCGCGCCCTTGCAGGGGCCGGGGGTGGCCTGGGCGGCGGAGCGCTGCGCGCGGCTGCCAAGCGCGGGGTCGTGCGGGCTCCTGGCGCTGGCCCTCTGCTCGCTGGTGCTCAGTCTGCTCGCCCACTGTCGGACTGCGGAGTTGCAGGCCCGGGTGCTGCGCCTGGAAGAGGAGCGCGGGGAGCCGCAAGTGGACCCGGCTATTTTGGGACGAGTCAACCGACTGCTGGACGAGGTTTGTGCTCTTTGTTGCTGCCTCGTCTGCagccttttctccctcccctcgcGCAGCCTCCGCGCCCTGGACCCACCGGTGCCGGGGTCGCTGACTCCTCTCCTCGTGGTGCACGGGGCCCCGCTTCTTCACAGCTGTCTTTGCCAAGTGGGTGTCAGGTGTGAACGTTTCTCTGTGGGGGACCCGGAGTACTGGGGGAAAGGGGACTCCAAGCCTTTGAGCTCCCGCGTCCCGCAGACACCGCCTGCGCCCCTCCCGGGAGCGCTCCGGGTGCGCGGGGCAGGTGGAGGAAGTCCCCGCACCAACCCCGAGGTGCGCAAAGGCGGCCACGCTCCGGGGCGCTCTCCTCGCGCCCCACTCCGGTGTGCCAGAGCCGTCGGCGCCCACTGTGTTTCCAGCGGCCCTGAGCCCAGCCTAGCTGGGCCCCCATGGCCCTCCCCCACCCATCCCCCGAAGATTAGTGGTGCCTGATTTTCATTGCCACGTCCTGTTGGGAGAAGAAAGTAAGGGAGTGAGTCATCCCAGAAGCTAAAGGGGTGGTCTCCGCAGGGGTGGGTGCCCCCCCTT
Proteins encoded in this window:
- the LOC132540392 gene encoding collagen alpha-1(XIII) chain-like; translation: MVAERTRKAAAAVPGARGPGELGAPLQGPGVAWAAERCARLPSAGSCGLLALALCSLVLSLLAHCRTAELQARVLRLEEERGEPQVDPAILGRVNRLLDEKWKLHSRTRREAQKTSPECHCPPALL